The following coding sequences are from one Photobacterium angustum window:
- a CDS encoding LysR family transcriptional regulator, translating to MQMNQINAFIAIAKSGSLARAAELVHATPAALSQRIKQFESRLGAQVFVRSNKGMELSPQGEVIYDHALNISEEVKNLLASVSKVSIENKRETLVVSNGFNPENICKLTLSSEIENYAINIRRMGDDSILMALKSGHVNMCIGFFSFDNENIKSIYLGTNTFVCVSFNKTKIGRGNLSIAGPNIPNLMNFFSLGSADKVRYNDCYDNILRYAADKGYYAIMDKDFALECINKHKGLNIVGESVKIPFYLNFNELGVEKNILNPIKGVFSNYLKNEK from the coding sequence ATGCAAATGAACCAAATTAATGCATTTATAGCTATCGCTAAATCAGGCTCATTAGCTAGAGCTGCTGAGCTTGTGCATGCAACACCAGCTGCTTTAAGTCAGCGTATTAAGCAGTTCGAATCACGCTTAGGAGCTCAAGTCTTTGTGCGTAGTAATAAAGGTATGGAGTTATCACCTCAAGGAGAGGTTATTTACGATCATGCTTTAAATATTTCAGAGGAGGTAAAGAATTTATTAGCTTCTGTTTCAAAAGTTTCAATTGAAAATAAAAGAGAAACCTTAGTTGTTAGCAATGGTTTTAACCCGGAAAATATATGTAAACTTACATTATCAAGTGAAATTGAAAATTATGCTATTAATATTAGAAGGATGGGAGATGATTCTATATTAATGGCTTTGAAATCTGGTCATGTAAATATGTGTATTGGATTTTTTTCGTTTGATAATGAAAATATAAAATCAATATATCTTGGTACTAATACATTTGTATGCGTAAGCTTTAATAAAACTAAAATTGGACGAGGAAATTTATCTATTGCAGGACCTAATATACCTAATTTGATGAACTTCTTTAGTCTTGGCTCAGCAGATAAAGTTCGATATAACGATTGTTACGATAATATACTGAGGTATGCTGCTGATAAAGGTTATTATGCTATTATGGATAAAGATTTTGCTCTTGAATGTATTAATAAGCATAAAGGGTTGAATATTGTTGGTGAGAGTGTAAAAATACCTTTTTACTTAAATTTTAATGAGTTAGGTGTCGAAAAGAACATTTTAAATCCTATTAAAGGTGTTTTTTCTAATTATTTAAAAAATGAAAAATAA
- a CDS encoding 2OG-Fe dioxygenase family protein — MNLLKEVERNFCVVSDIEKVLDMDVLNTSDWDLFKNSWNKLGLDNFMNDGGQYRRRNFCKFRYHFDDNSLWIKEHDYYFQPENVNTLNGGIKRWFTPVTSEVFYNKVVNKLIKKMGKELSLLTDQKTWDVNFYQNRIIAEQGKEGKPSPEGIHKDGVKYSILLLIDRENINGGRNTIFNLDREPIFSHTLKKEGECIIFSDDQTYHFASSIEQVKPNIVGKRDLLVVEFY; from the coding sequence TTGAATTTATTGAAAGAGGTTGAAAGAAATTTCTGTGTTGTATCTGACATAGAAAAAGTATTGGATATGGATGTTTTAAATACATCTGACTGGGATTTATTTAAGAACTCTTGGAATAAACTTGGTCTTGATAATTTTATGAACGATGGCGGTCAATATCGTAGAAGAAACTTTTGTAAATTTAGATATCATTTTGATGATAATTCATTATGGATAAAAGAACATGATTATTATTTTCAACCAGAAAATGTAAATACTTTAAATGGCGGAATAAAGAGGTGGTTTACTCCTGTAACCAGTGAAGTTTTCTATAATAAAGTGGTTAATAAACTTATTAAAAAAATGGGTAAAGAACTATCATTATTAACAGATCAAAAAACTTGGGATGTGAATTTTTATCAAAATAGAATTATTGCTGAACAAGGTAAAGAAGGAAAACCTTCTCCTGAAGGAATACATAAAGATGGCGTCAAATATAGCATATTATTACTTATAGATAGAGAAAATATAAATGGAGGTAGAAATACTATATTTAACTTAGATCGTGAGCCTATTTTTTCTCATACTCTTAAAAAAGAAGGCGAATGTATTATTTTTTCTGATGATCAAACATATCATTTTGCTTCTTCAATTGAACAAGTCAAACCTAATATTGTAGGTAAACGTGATTTACTCGTCGTTGAGTTTTATTAA
- a CDS encoding DUF4402 domain-containing protein — translation MKKIIRAVTFVTFASLPLLSHAEDQNIQATIEVIAPLTLVQTSALDFGTIFSDSTTNVVVATTDAGAAAFNITGHDGDSVNITHDNTATMTHSTTSDTISVTGITTDLTTALLSTSPTEVKVGGTADIVNASSPLVVGTYTGTFNVSVVYQ, via the coding sequence ATGAAAAAAATTATACGTGCCGTTACTTTTGTAACTTTTGCTTCATTACCTTTACTCTCACACGCTGAAGATCAAAATATTCAAGCAACTATTGAAGTTATTGCCCCGTTAACGCTAGTACAAACGAGTGCATTGGACTTTGGTACTATTTTTTCTGATAGTACGACAAATGTCGTTGTCGCAACTACTGATGCAGGTGCCGCAGCATTCAACATTACTGGGCATGATGGTGATTCAGTTAATATTACTCATGATAATACTGCCACTATGACGCACAGTACAACCAGTGATACTATTTCTGTCACAGGTATTACGACAGATCTTACAACTGCACTATTAAGTACATCACCAACAGAAGTAAAAGTTGGCGGCACTGCAGATATAGTGAATGCGTCAAGTCCACTTGTTGTTGGTACCTACACAGGCACATTTAATGTATCGGTTGTTTACCAATAA
- a CDS encoding carboxypeptidase-like regulatory domain-containing protein, translating into MTGFRAILRPNLAVNIAWLTQQRKLSAEVDFNLSANHYLKLNYNQHDLLSNRPNKTFNQLEYRYFNRYLSLNLQSKQTKKKLHTDVQLRTQITSSLSTYFNVSDKRKKDENSQEYEFKTIYNRSFYEALTVMLRQKHNTTHLDYYASYRYFCDNCFFPSFLITEQTQYKFKVRYDKKLSAAALMSVELNPNIKLTAEVSDNSFSLSSKIQYSFKAYKEQRWYAKSISPNDYGYAAIKGVVIDSNGKPIPDIGLSVYRHKTQSDENGHFTIEGVSVNDNIPLHIDPTTLDVSYQPQFNPLLMNTEEGGITFVTVHLDQIVGIDGYIVNFNGDPNASITFLNNRNQVARSYKIEGDGFFIIEDLTPAEYTVTYKTNTQQISTPWIIENNQTWISNIEIDVGCIDKKELCELDIN; encoded by the coding sequence GTGACAGGATTTAGAGCTATTTTACGTCCTAACCTTGCTGTTAATATTGCATGGTTAACACAACAACGTAAGTTATCAGCAGAAGTTGATTTCAACCTGTCAGCTAATCACTATTTAAAACTTAATTATAATCAGCATGACTTATTATCAAATCGACCAAATAAAACGTTCAATCAGTTAGAATATCGCTATTTCAATCGCTACTTATCATTAAATTTACAATCCAAACAGACGAAGAAAAAGCTACATACCGATGTACAACTAAGAACTCAAATCACATCTTCTCTCTCTACTTATTTTAATGTTTCAGATAAACGTAAAAAAGACGAAAACTCTCAAGAGTATGAATTTAAGACAATCTATAATAGAAGTTTTTATGAAGCATTGACGGTAATGCTAAGGCAAAAACACAATACTACGCATCTCGATTATTACGCAAGCTATCGTTATTTCTGCGATAACTGTTTTTTCCCTTCTTTTTTAATAACAGAACAAACACAATACAAATTTAAAGTTCGGTATGATAAGAAATTATCAGCAGCAGCGTTAATGTCTGTTGAGTTAAACCCCAATATTAAACTTACAGCTGAAGTGAGCGATAATTCATTCTCGTTATCAAGTAAAATTCAATACAGCTTCAAAGCATACAAAGAGCAACGCTGGTATGCTAAATCTATCTCACCCAATGACTATGGCTATGCCGCTATCAAAGGTGTTGTGATTGATAGTAATGGGAAACCAATTCCTGATATAGGGCTCAGTGTATACCGTCATAAGACACAATCTGATGAAAATGGGCACTTTACCATTGAGGGTGTTAGCGTTAATGACAACATTCCTCTACATATCGATCCCACAACGCTTGATGTGAGTTATCAGCCGCAATTTAATCCATTATTAATGAATACAGAAGAAGGCGGGATAACGTTTGTAACTGTGCATCTAGATCAAATTGTCGGTATCGATGGCTATATTGTGAACTTTAATGGTGACCCAAATGCGAGCATTACTTTTTTAAACAATCGAAATCAAGTTGCTCGTAGTTATAAAATAGAAGGTGATGGTTTTTTCATTATAGAAGATCTAACTCCTGCTGAATATACCGTTACATATAAAACAAACACACAGCAAATATCAACGCCATGGATTATAGAAAATAATCAAACGTGGATAAGCAATATCGAAATTGACGTTGGATGTATTGACAAAAAAGAATTATGTGAGCTTGATATTAACTAA
- a CDS encoding GNAT family N-acetyltransferase: MYGDKKDKTIIYRGIRNRDAETIADIMSMPGVTHGLSSIPYTSESIVKSMIDDITNKHWIIAENEGKAIGFIYLNWPNGRWRRVSSLAMGVSDEFVSQGIGYGLLQRALQVGFDYLDFERIELVVYQDNISAISIYKKSGMVHEGKREEQVIRNGIYYDSYLMGITRSQYKQSVKTTNFNY, translated from the coding sequence ATGTACGGAGATAAAAAAGATAAGACGATCATTTATCGAGGGATCAGAAATCGTGATGCTGAAACTATAGCTGATATAATGTCTATGCCAGGAGTTACACATGGACTTTCATCGATTCCGTATACGAGTGAAAGTATTGTGAAAAGTATGATTGATGATATTACAAATAAACATTGGATTATTGCAGAGAATGAAGGGAAGGCGATCGGCTTTATTTATCTAAATTGGCCTAATGGGCGTTGGCGTAGAGTTTCTTCATTAGCCATGGGGGTATCTGATGAATTCGTATCTCAAGGTATTGGTTATGGTTTACTTCAAAGGGCTTTACAAGTTGGATTCGATTATCTTGATTTTGAAAGAATCGAGTTAGTAGTTTATCAAGATAATATTTCAGCAATATCTATTTATAAAAAAAGCGGAATGGTTCATGAGGGTAAAAGAGAAGAACAAGTTATTCGTAATGGTATTTATTATGACTCATATTTAATGGGTATCACGAGAAGCCAGTACAAACAATCAGTTAAAACTACCAATTTTAATTATTAA
- a CDS encoding fatty acid desaturase family protein, with translation MNTIEAIDLKNISGACNVSFTIKILIYISMIGSGVWLFFQGGWLYFLGIIVLGLAFSHGVELQHQVLHGGAFTNEKINRITGFLLGAPMLVSYSNYQASHLIHHEKVGTEDDIEFFEFNTLDKDKGLIPKILCFFLISHYIDFFNRTIKSIKRMDINPLFNKNTNRKINNEYIYMFLTIIAACAILAYTNNIEYISIWLLPLLFIAAPIHTLVEFPEHFGCNNESENILENTRSIKASSFMVWYTNGNNYHVEHHMFPLVRPEKLSILHRKMKSEIKHTNHSYSEFFLESI, from the coding sequence ATGAACACTATTGAAGCAATTGACTTAAAGAACATTTCCGGTGCATGCAATGTATCATTTACAATAAAAATATTAATTTATATCAGTATGATAGGATCTGGTGTATGGCTGTTTTTCCAAGGCGGTTGGCTATATTTTTTAGGTATTATCGTACTTGGCTTAGCATTTTCACATGGTGTTGAATTACAACACCAGGTACTACATGGCGGAGCTTTTACTAATGAGAAAATTAACCGTATTACCGGGTTCTTATTAGGTGCTCCGATGCTCGTATCTTACTCTAACTATCAAGCTAGTCATCTTATACATCATGAAAAAGTAGGTACAGAAGATGATATAGAGTTCTTTGAATTTAATACCTTGGATAAAGATAAAGGATTAATTCCTAAAATTTTATGTTTCTTTTTAATTTCTCATTATATTGATTTTTTTAATCGAACAATTAAATCAATTAAAAGAATGGACATAAACCCTCTATTTAATAAAAATACAAATAGAAAAATCAATAATGAGTATATTTATATGTTTCTCACTATAATAGCAGCATGTGCTATTCTAGCATATACAAATAATATTGAATATATATCAATATGGTTACTTCCACTTCTATTTATTGCCGCACCTATACATACGCTAGTTGAATTTCCAGAGCATTTTGGTTGTAATAATGAAAGTGAAAATATACTTGAAAACACACGTTCAATTAAAGCGAGTAGTTTTATGGTGTGGTATACAAATGGGAACAATTACCATGTTGAACATCATATGTTTCCATTAGTTCGTCCTGAAAAACTATCTATATTACATCGAAAAATGAAGAGTGAAATTAAACATACGAATCATTCATACTCAGAATTTTTCCTTGAGTCAATTTAA
- a CDS encoding fimbrial biogenesis chaperone: MKVIFVFFLVMFTLPCLANMKVAPLRVVTSEPNITQKFLVSNTGDQPIRIRVSADYLSTPNNSYLTRHKEITKEAEDLTPYLRISPPVLSRLMPNERRVVRLRVNDVPNDFPSGEYRTHLHFKQELINPIKANNMNNNDGLALNLTMLVNSSVPIYYQKKGLNKPTVPVVQCNDGKLKITNNSKYQLKVELKNTKTYKKYILLRQSDLALNYDGKTNVTINDEQIKTCS, encoded by the coding sequence ATGAAAGTTATATTTGTTTTTTTTCTCGTCATGTTTACCTTACCCTGTCTTGCCAATATGAAAGTGGCGCCATTAAGGGTGGTTACTTCTGAACCAAACATTACCCAAAAGTTTTTAGTGTCAAATACGGGCGATCAACCTATACGTATTCGTGTATCAGCAGACTACCTTTCAACACCAAATAACAGCTATTTAACCAGACACAAAGAGATTACCAAAGAAGCGGAAGATCTTACCCCTTATCTTCGTATATCCCCTCCGGTTCTTAGCCGTTTAATGCCTAACGAAAGACGCGTAGTTAGACTTCGTGTTAACGATGTCCCTAATGACTTTCCATCTGGTGAATATCGAACTCATCTGCACTTTAAACAAGAACTGATCAACCCTATCAAAGCTAACAATATGAACAATAATGATGGCTTAGCACTTAATTTAACCATGCTAGTCAATTCATCCGTTCCAATTTACTATCAAAAAAAGGGCTTAAACAAACCTACCGTTCCCGTTGTTCAGTGTAATGACGGTAAACTTAAAATCACTAACAACTCAAAATACCAGCTTAAAGTTGAACTTAAAAACACCAAAACATACAAAAAATATATTTTACTTCGTCAATCTGATCTTGCGCTTAATTATGATGGAAAAACAAACGTAACAATCAATGATGAACAAATTAAAACATGCTCATAA
- the argC gene encoding N-acetyl-gamma-glutamyl-phosphate reductase — protein MNKIFIDGQVGTTGLQIHSRLKYRTDIEIIEIDNKYRKDASVRKEVINSSDVVILCLPDEAAKESVSLIDSHNVRVLDASSAHRVSEGWTYGLPELSKNQTLNISSAQRVSNPGCYPTGAVLLLNPLISTGLLDGNYPYSVNAVSGYTGGGRDAINRFEDSTRSDYISSTSRRYALHHEHKHIKEMQEYSGLGQKPIFQPAYGSYRQGIVLQIPIHLNAHKTGLTDDILRQTLLSYYADSAFIKVLNKSETLNIEGLDPEIHNNTNNITLAVFSPEGTDHVVLAAIYDNLGKGASGAAVQNLEIMLNLVPSDGKVLALD, from the coding sequence GTGAACAAAATTTTTATTGATGGTCAAGTTGGTACTACAGGATTACAAATACATTCTAGATTAAAATATCGCACTGATATAGAAATAATAGAGATTGATAACAAATATAGAAAAGATGCATCAGTTCGTAAGGAAGTAATAAATAGTTCTGATGTGGTTATTTTGTGTTTACCTGATGAGGCCGCGAAAGAATCTGTATCGTTGATTGATTCTCATAATGTTAGAGTTCTTGATGCGAGTTCTGCTCATAGAGTTAGTGAAGGTTGGACTTATGGTTTGCCCGAACTTTCAAAGAACCAGACTTTAAACATTTCTAGTGCTCAGCGAGTTTCTAATCCTGGTTGTTATCCAACTGGAGCTGTGCTGTTGTTGAATCCTCTCATTAGCACCGGCCTATTAGATGGTAACTATCCCTACTCAGTTAATGCTGTATCTGGCTATACTGGCGGTGGGCGCGATGCCATTAATCGTTTTGAGGATAGTACACGAAGTGATTATATTTCGAGTACTTCAAGACGTTATGCACTCCATCATGAACACAAGCATATTAAAGAAATGCAGGAGTATTCTGGATTAGGCCAAAAACCAATATTTCAGCCAGCTTATGGTAGTTATAGGCAAGGAATCGTTTTACAGATACCGATACATTTAAATGCTCATAAAACAGGCCTAACGGACGATATATTACGTCAAACATTATTAAGTTATTATGCTGATTCAGCTTTTATCAAAGTATTAAACAAGTCAGAAACATTAAATATTGAAGGGTTAGATCCAGAGATACATAATAATACAAATAATATAACTTTGGCTGTATTTAGTCCTGAAGGTACTGATCATGTGGTATTAGCTGCAATATATGATAATTTAGGTAAAGGCGCATCAGGAGCTGCAGTTCAAAATTTAGAGATAATGTTAAATTTAGTTCCTTCTGATGGAAAAGTATTAGCGCTAGATTAA
- a CDS encoding 2Fe-2S iron-sulfur cluster-binding protein → MSYSDIFLSEEQYIHEVDDTDVQFGCKRGVCGQCVVLINDDSNILSNKCEYEKMTLDIIGKSQKNYRLACMCKALSTGKVSLSTAI, encoded by the coding sequence ATGAGTTACTCAGATATTTTTTTATCAGAAGAGCAGTACATACATGAAGTTGATGACACTGATGTACAATTCGGATGTAAAAGGGGAGTATGTGGCCAATGCGTAGTACTTATTAATGATGATAGTAATATATTAAGTAATAAATGTGAATATGAAAAAATGACTTTAGACATTATAGGGAAGTCTCAAAAAAATTATCGATTAGCATGTATGTGTAAAGCCTTATCAACTGGAAAAGTATCATTGTCTACAGCTATATAA
- a CDS encoding ThiF family adenylyltransferase: MNNTNNYEHSLLFSRMLGIINEDELKVLENKKIAVPGAGGVGFTHAETLVRMGVGAINIADFDTFGPENMNRQFGCTISTIGQEKVSILNERLNDINPNIKTQTFEGISYENIDDFLDGVDLVCDAMDYFVIEPRILMYKRAREKGIPVIVSGPVGFGASLHVFSPDGMSFEEFFDLKASDTTDEKLLKFGIGLTPSELYLDYQPSACLNFNTKKVSSISSSCLLASSLTGSASLLQLLGSQSFKAVPYCYQLDLRSFKFEEVLFRKK; the protein is encoded by the coding sequence ATGAATAATACAAATAACTATGAGCATTCTTTGTTATTTAGCCGAATGCTTGGCATTATTAATGAAGATGAACTTAAAGTTTTAGAAAATAAAAAAATAGCTGTTCCAGGTGCAGGTGGTGTTGGATTTACTCATGCTGAGACACTTGTAAGAATGGGAGTTGGAGCTATTAATATTGCTGATTTTGATACGTTTGGGCCAGAAAACATGAATCGGCAATTTGGTTGTACGATAAGTACAATTGGTCAAGAAAAAGTATCTATTCTTAATGAACGTTTAAACGATATAAATCCTAATATAAAGACCCAAACTTTTGAGGGTATATCTTATGAAAATATTGACGATTTTTTAGATGGCGTTGATCTAGTCTGTGATGCTATGGATTATTTTGTTATTGAACCTAGAATACTCATGTATAAACGAGCTCGAGAAAAAGGAATTCCTGTAATTGTTTCTGGTCCTGTAGGGTTTGGGGCTTCTTTGCATGTGTTTTCACCTGATGGTATGTCATTCGAAGAGTTTTTTGATTTAAAAGCATCAGATACTACTGATGAGAAATTACTAAAATTTGGTATTGGCCTGACACCTTCTGAACTCTATCTAGATTATCAACCCTCCGCTTGTTTAAATTTTAATACAAAAAAAGTATCTTCAATTAGTAGTTCTTGTTTACTGGCTAGTTCATTAACAGGAAGTGCAAGTCTTTTACAATTACTTGGCTCACAAAGTTTTAAGGCAGTTCCTTACTGCTACCAATTAGATTTACGTTCTTTTAAATTTGAGGAAGTATTATTTAGGAAGAAATAG
- a CDS encoding iron-containing redox enzyme family protein — translation MNNFYNEGQKKLQNENGSELIANQLRDTRLLTNFNDDTSQIINNSLFFFIATTSIDGKLDCSYKGGCSGFVKVISDNQLAFANYDGNGMYRTLGNINEKNQVALLFIQFEGDKRRIRINGTARISKNIETLSYFPNAESVIIVDAEFIFPNCPRYIHTMHFKEISIYSPIKDQIAPEPYWKSKPDLSPYIIRKESPVIKENSIEDKFNEHNIQKELYNYYCAQIDDPMNFNNIIDDIDTLSNIRRIENNWMNWEEENISLEILPSNPIEFKDWYTIQLIKLNSNISEFLDYLKNEASPEAIAYYVCMEELVDGSFDDVMALAQIGVENNSKLTIAENYWDEMGNGNFSEIHTEMFTNSSKYCRKLLDNFSISLPTKIPTACLMNGNLVSFWSLRRKYVLRLFGAIGLIEGSAPLRFRAITQGMERCGYPESAIAYHREHIHIDSIHGTEWLEHVLLPYTSKSERICQEIAKGVLIRFRIAEEYYKCLEETVKKHFSSNTVNIE, via the coding sequence ATGAATAATTTTTATAATGAAGGCCAAAAAAAACTACAGAATGAAAATGGCAGTGAATTAATAGCAAATCAACTTAGAGATACTCGTCTTCTCACTAACTTTAATGATGATACCAGTCAGATTATAAATAATTCACTTTTCTTTTTTATTGCAACAACAAGCATTGATGGAAAATTGGATTGTTCATATAAAGGAGGATGTTCAGGCTTTGTTAAAGTCATATCAGACAATCAATTAGCATTTGCAAATTATGATGGTAATGGTATGTATCGTACATTAGGAAATATTAATGAAAAAAATCAAGTTGCTTTACTATTTATTCAGTTTGAAGGTGATAAAAGACGTATTCGCATTAATGGAACTGCAAGAATATCAAAAAACATTGAAACACTGTCATATTTCCCTAATGCGGAAAGTGTCATCATTGTCGATGCTGAATTTATTTTTCCTAATTGCCCGCGGTATATACATACGATGCATTTTAAAGAAATCTCTATTTACAGCCCAATAAAAGATCAGATTGCTCCAGAACCATATTGGAAATCAAAACCTGATCTATCACCATATATAATAAGAAAGGAATCACCCGTGATAAAAGAAAATAGTATCGAAGATAAATTTAATGAACATAATATTCAAAAAGAACTGTATAACTATTACTGTGCTCAAATAGATGACCCAATGAATTTTAATAATATTATAGATGATATAGACACCCTATCTAATATAAGGAGAATTGAAAACAATTGGATGAATTGGGAAGAAGAAAATATAAGTTTAGAAATATTACCTTCTAACCCTATAGAGTTTAAAGACTGGTATACAATACAACTTATTAAATTAAATAGTAATATATCAGAATTTTTAGATTATCTAAAAAATGAAGCTTCACCTGAAGCTATTGCATATTATGTTTGCATGGAAGAGCTTGTTGATGGGAGCTTTGATGATGTTATGGCTCTTGCACAGATAGGCGTAGAAAATAATTCAAAACTTACAATAGCAGAAAATTATTGGGATGAAATGGGAAATGGAAATTTTTCAGAAATACATACTGAAATGTTTACCAACTCATCAAAATATTGTCGTAAACTCCTTGATAATTTTTCAATTTCTCTTCCTACTAAAATTCCAACAGCTTGCCTAATGAATGGTAATCTTGTTTCTTTTTGGTCACTAAGACGTAAATACGTCTTGCGTCTTTTTGGTGCCATTGGACTTATTGAAGGTTCAGCGCCATTAAGGTTTAGAGCAATCACACAAGGTATGGAACGTTGCGGTTACCCAGAATCAGCGATTGCTTATCACAGAGAACATATACATATAGACTCAATTCATGGTACAGAATGGCTTGAACATGTATTGCTGCCTTATACATCAAAAAGCGAGCGTATTTGCCAAGAAATCGCCAAAGGTGTTTTGATCCGTTTTAGAATCGCTGAAGAATATTATAAATGCCTTGAAGAAACTGTAAAAAAACACTTTTCTTCTAATACTGTAAATATTGAATAA